The segment TGTGATCTTCCGGGTGGTAAGGAATCTCTAGTGCAGGAAGACAATCAAAGGTCATTTTTCTCAGCCCCAGACAGTCAAAGAATTAGCACAGCCTCCAGCTCTTCCACTAGCTCTTGTGACTCTCTTGCTTTGAGCTCATCTTCTCCTGAGCCTCTACGAGAAGTGACGCTCAGTCAGGATGAGGCCTGCCGCAAAGTCCTCGACCTGCAGGAGTCTGTTTTCAGGGCAGTGCAAAAGCTCATGGATTTTGTCAGCAGTAACTGGAGATATAAAGAAAATCTGGAGAAACACTTGAAAGagataaaagaagcagcagaaaagatAGTATGCTCTTTGACGTGCTTCCTAAGTTTTGCCCAGGATGTCAAGGGAAATGCCCGCTGTTTAACAGATATCAACCTGCAGACCAGACTGTATAAACAGCTGACCATTGTAGAAGACTCTGCTGTGATCctacaacaaactgaaagcaaCCTGAACATGGCAGGCTGGCCCCTGAATGCAATCTGTCAGGATCCAAGCCAAGTCCAGACACCTGACCAACTTGATCGTTTTGTTATGGTAGCACGTACCATTCCAGACGATGTCAAGCGTCTAGTGTCCATCATCTATGCCAACAGCAAgcttctgtttaaaactcttcaAAAAGATCCAGACTCTGTCAACACCAGAAGTCCTACAGAGATAAAGAAAAGTTCTGTCAAAACTGAACAAGGAGAATTAGCAGAAGATGATGATGACTATGTAAAATTACAGGTTAGAATTACAGTCTTATTTGAGTCATACAGAATATATACATAACTGTACTTGATGATGATTAGTTTTTAGCCAACAGAAATCCAAGAGCTACTTACACATGTAATGTTTTGAATTTTCCTCAGACAAAGGTTGAAGAAAAGAAGCAGGAACAGAAGAAACCAATAAAAAAGGTCCCACCAGTCTCTGAGGCGGTATGTAACAAACCATTTccattgtgttttataaaagttgttttttgtgtgtaaatctgCAAAAGCTCAGAAGCATTCAGGGAAACCCTTTGTCCAGGATATATCTGAACATCTTTCCCctctttattcttctttcaGACTGATAATAAGCACCAGCCTGATTCCTCCTGCAGCACAGGAGAGCAACCACAGTCTTCCCTGTCAGAGCACTGCCGGCTTTATTTTGGAGCTCTTCAAAAGGCCATTGGAGGGTTAGTGGACAGTCTTCGCAATGGCCAGCCACCAGAAAAATTCATCTCACAGAGTAAACTGGTAATCATGGTGGGCCAGAGACTGGTGAACACACTTTATAGGGAGGCCCATCGTCAAGAGAACTGCCAAAGCCTCCTGTGCGAGAGCAGCCACTTGTGTGCTCTTCTGAAGCAGCTGGCTGTGGCCACCAAGAAGGCAGCTCTGCACTTTCCAGATAAGCAAGTTCTGCAGGAGGTCCAAGAATTTGCAAATGAACTGGCTCAAAAAGTGCAACATTTCCGGACATCACTTGACCTCTGAGAGCAAACACTACAAAGATACATATTTCTTGTTAATGCAAAAGCTATTTTGTCATATTTGAGCCAGGTTGCCAtttcctattttatttaaactttttttattctgtgacTTTTAAGCATCattatttttgataaatcttgatataaaaatgaatgttgtgCTGTTGAATATGTTATAAAGAATGGCAGTAGCAACAGGACTTGCTTTGCTACTAAACAGAGAAGTTTAGGAACACATTGCACATGAAAGGTATTCAAGTcaaaatctaagaaaaaaatgggtaaaaggTGTGAAATATAGTTTGGAACTATTTTATATTCCTTGAAAATACtgatatgaataaaaatgtctataaatattaaacaaaaaaaaattctgtaaaTACTGTGTTCTGAATTCCAaacatttaaaggtaaaaacttGGTTTATCATGTTTCAgctaaaaaggaataaaatgaaaaactaaagcTTTAAGGTTGtcaatgtttatatttattgttcataaattaaacaatagtaatggggaaaaaatgatctatttcagtttttatcttaaataataggaaaataaatgcttttgtcCAGACATCTCCAAATATTTACAGAGAACCTTTTAGAATGACTGTGCCAATAAGAATTATGTTTAGCAAgtcacttctcctaattactGATTAATTATAATTACCTACAAATGACCAAATACTTGCAATGCCAAAATATTGTGTTATattactattttcttttttaatttttgtctctCACTCTTGTTGAACTCTTGTTGAAGCTTCTAAATCCACATGCAGACAGACATGTTTTAGTCTGTCATCTCCATAAGGCTGACTGAAGCTGAAAACACTGCTGTCATGTGTTTGgcaacagacacaagcaaaccaCTTCAGGGAAAATCAACTAACAAGCAGCAGCTATTTTAGCCTCCATGACTGCAAAACGTTTTGCAAAAGCTTCCTGTAGCTTTCCACTTTAAACAATAGAAATGAATCATGAATAGTTTTCAACAGAGAAGGTCAACTACAACAGGTAGGAGAACTTCAGCCATAGGTTTTATGCATTTCTAAAAtggaacaataaataaaaacagagtttttgaAGTGTACCttggtgtttgtgtgcaaaactaaatgttttcaacaaaataaagaactacaATGTTAATTGTTCCAAGCAATGCTGCGAGAAGAAGGGGAAAGATTCAAAGTGAAAATGGGTTGCAGGATGGTTTATAGCTGAC is part of the Kryptolebias marmoratus isolate JLee-2015 linkage group LG4, ASM164957v2, whole genome shotgun sequence genome and harbors:
- the cass4 gene encoding cas scaffolding protein family member 4, whose translation is MEKLAKALYDNTAECADELAFKKGDIITVMDENVAGTSGWWMCSLHGRHGLAPANRLKLLQDNKTSSNLTVEKNKGIPAKSNISVHGIYQIPNVARPANSPAYESMDMIYNIPSGPSSTSQSLIQSAYLTDGPEVKKSSVFNTSTSPKGDIYDVPPQARQVSLFTESTAPGQGLMKKTFIPISNHERRTNTPDSFVYAVPPLLSQDPNYDIPVPSATEPNQKIVGEYRTLPNPRKPEWIYDVPVGSGKQDPTKDIYDTLPSKSTCRQIYDIPPPCTIPSQRKNAAPSLYDKPKFDSLDIPSPYKVLPQIPTYNNPPTQPPTEESVYDFPSKKVPLSRDVTDPLHAHNPLECRGDPSNELKRVRLHRMRNFLACTTFCDLPGGKESLVQEDNQRSFFSAPDSQRISTASSSSTSSCDSLALSSSSPEPLREVTLSQDEACRKVLDLQESVFRAVQKLMDFVSSNWRYKENLEKHLKEIKEAAEKIVCSLTCFLSFAQDVKGNARCLTDINLQTRLYKQLTIVEDSAVILQQTESNLNMAGWPLNAICQDPSQVQTPDQLDRFVMVARTIPDDVKRLVSIIYANSKLLFKTLQKDPDSVNTRSPTEIKKSSVKTEQGELAEDDDDYVKLQTKVEEKKQEQKKPIKKVPPVSEATDNKHQPDSSCSTGEQPQSSLSEHCRLYFGALQKAIGGLVDSLRNGQPPEKFISQSKLVIMVGQRLVNTLYREAHRQENCQSLLCESSHLCALLKQLAVATKKAALHFPDKQVLQEVQEFANELAQKVQHFRTSLDL